From a region of the Acanthochromis polyacanthus isolate Apoly-LR-REF ecotype Palm Island chromosome 3, KAUST_Apoly_ChrSc, whole genome shotgun sequence genome:
- the LOC127533103 gene encoding histone H3 isoform X2, with protein MARTKQTARKSTGGKAPRKQLATKAARKSAPATGGVKKPHRYRPGTVALREIRRYQKSTELLIRKLPFQRLVREIAQDFKTDLRFQSSAVMALQEASEAYLVGLFEDTNLCAIHAKRVTIMPKDIQLARRIRGERA; from the coding sequence ATGGCAAGAACCAAGCAGACAGCCCGCAAATCTACTGGAGGAAAAGCCCCAAGGAAGCAGCTGGCCACCAAGGCTGCCCGTAAGAGCGCCCCGGCCACCGGCGGCGTCAAGAAGCCTCACCGTTACAGGCCCGGTACTGTGGCTCTGAGAGAGATCCGTCGCTACCAGAAATCCACGGAGCTGCTCATCCGCAAGCTGCCCTTCCAGCGCCTGGTCAGAGAGATCGCTCAGGACTTCAAGACCGACCTGCGCTTCCAGAGCTCGGCTGTCATGGCTCTGCAGGAGGCCAGCGAGGCTTACCTGGTCGGCCTCTTCGAGGACACCAACCTGTGCGCCATCCACGCCAAGAGGGTCACCATCATGCCCAAAGACATACAGCTGGCCCGCCGCATCCGTGGAGAGAGAGCTTAG
- the LOC127533103 gene encoding histone H3 isoform X1, giving the protein MPEPAKSAPKKGSKKAVTKSAGKGGKKRKRTRKEITMARTKQTARKSTGGKAPRKQLATKAARKSAPATGGVKKPHRYRPGTVALREIRRYQKSTELLIRKLPFQRLVREIAQDFKTDLRFQSSAVMALQEASEAYLVGLFEDTNLCAIHAKRVTIMPKDIQLARRIRGERA; this is encoded by the exons ATGCCAGAACCAGCGAAGTCTGCGCCTAAGAAGGGCTCCAAGAAAGCGGTGACCAAGAGCGCCGGGAAGGGCggcaagaagaggaagagaaccAGGAAGGAGA TCACAATGGCAAGAACCAAGCAGACAGCCCGCAAATCTACTGGAGGAAAAGCCCCAAGGAAGCAGCTGGCCACCAAGGCTGCCCGTAAGAGCGCCCCGGCCACCGGCGGCGTCAAGAAGCCTCACCGTTACAGGCCCGGTACTGTGGCTCTGAGAGAGATCCGTCGCTACCAGAAATCCACGGAGCTGCTCATCCGCAAGCTGCCCTTCCAGCGCCTGGTCAGAGAGATCGCTCAGGACTTCAAGACCGACCTGCGCTTCCAGAGCTCGGCTGTCATGGCTCTGCAGGAGGCCAGCGAGGCTTACCTGGTCGGCCTCTTCGAGGACACCAACCTGTGCGCCATCCACGCCAAGAGGGTCACCATCATGCCCAAAGACATACAGCTGGCCCGCCGCATCCGTGGAGAGAGAGCTTAG
- the LOC127533100 gene encoding histone H1-like translates to MAEEAPAAAPAKAPVKAPKKKAARPKKDGPTLPKLIVAAVAESKERKGISLAAIKKVLAAKNIDLTKANKRINTAITKLVTKGVLSQTKGTGASGSFKLAKKEPKASKPVKKVAKKKAPVKAKKPAAAKAKKPTAAKKAAAKKTAVKKSPKKAAAKKAVKKTPKKSPKKPAAKKPKAAAKKPAAKKSAAKKPKAKKTAKK, encoded by the coding sequence ATGGCAGAAGAAGCTCCAGCAGCTGCACCGGCTAAAGCTCCGGTCAAAGCCCCGAAGAAGAAGGCTGCCAGGCCCAAGAAGGATGGACCCACACTCCCGAAGCTCATCGTCGCCGCTGTGGCCGAGTCTAAGGAGCGGAAGGGCATCTCACTGGCTGCGATCAAGAAGGTTCTGGCGGCCAAAAATATCGATTTGACCAAGGCAAACAAACGCATCAACACCGCCATCACCAAGCTGGTCACTAAGGGGGTTCTGAGCCAGACTAAGGGCACCGGAGCCTCCGGCTCCTTCAAGCTCGCCAAGAAGGAGCCCAAAGCCTCCAAACCGGTCAAAAAAGTGGCCAAGAAGAAGGCTCCCGTCAAAGCTAAGAAACCCGCCGCCGCTAAAGCTAAGAAACCCACAGCGGCCAAGAAGGCAGCAGCTAAGAAGACAGCGGTCAAGAAATCCCCGAAGAAGGCAGCGGCCAAGAAAGCCGTCAAGAAGACACCGAAGAAGAGCCCCAAGAAGCCCGCCGCTAAGAAGCCCAAAGCTGCAGCCAAGAAGCCCGCAGCAAAGAAAAGTGCAGCCAAGAAGCCCAAAGCTAAGAAAACTGCCAAGAAGTGA
- the LOC110946352 gene encoding histone H2A-like encodes MSGRGKTGGKTRAKAKTRSSRAGLQFPVGRVHRLLRKGNYAERVGAGAPVYLAAVLEYLTAEILELAGNAARDNKKTRIIPRHLQLAVRNDEELNKLLGGVTIAQGGVLPNIQAVLLPKKTEKPAKSK; translated from the coding sequence ATGTCTGGACGTGGAAAGACCGGCGGGAAAACCAGAGCTAAGGCAAAGACCCGCTCATCCCGGGCCGGACTCCAGTTCCCGGTCGGTCGTGTCCACAGGCTGCTGAGGAAGGGCAACTATGCGGAGCGTGTGGGTGCCGGCGCTCCCGTCTATCTGGCGGCCGTGCTGGAGTACCTGACCGCTGAGATCCTGGAGCTGGCTGGAAACGCTGCTCGCGACAACAAGAAGACCCGTATCATTCCCCGTCACCTGCAGCTGGCTGTCCGCAACGACGAGGAGCTCAACAAGCTGCTGGGCGGAGTCACCATCGCTCAGGGCGGTGTGCTGCCTAACATCCAGGCTGTTCTGCTGCCCAAGAAGACCGAGAAGCCTGCCAAGTCAAAGTAG